The Chryseobacterium aureum genome contains a region encoding:
- a CDS encoding type I polyketide synthase, whose protein sequence is MKNLTIIGLTPFEKPDVNLIARLHHAGAFPVLSLGNELTAAQEALHELDQIEVPSYGIYFSNDNFTPLQIPEKVRFAILPFGMPAPSNLPAVYQVSSVEEARKAEQSGAEGIIIKGNEAGGRVGYESTFVLFQRVIKEIQSIPVWVQGGIGLHTAAASKALGATGIVLDSQLALFPESSVPKELKEVCSKLNGTETKVIANHRVLVRPNSPALPENATAEDLKQYFNGLDLSACYIPMGQDISLAVDLYEDFKTLKRLIFGFKEAMYGHLKQAKALKAIDKNNALAKDLGLDYPIAQGPMTRVSDVPLFANAVANAGALPFVALSLLKGESAKSLVMETKNLAGEKTWGVGILGFAPQELRDEQTSYILEAKPPVVLIAGGRPSQAKVFEKAGIKSFLHVPSPALLDIFLKEGAKNFIFEGRECGGHVGPLSSTVLWEKQIERILKEDHPENISVFFAGGIHDAFSTAFVSIMTAPLAARGVKIGVLMGTAYLYTHEAVQTGAIQEEFQSQAMQAKDTVLLETAPGHETRCLNTAFAHHFNTEKAKLLAAGMDKKQVWEQLEKLNVGRLRIAAKGIERQGDKLVNIPKDDQLDLGMYMIGQIATMQNRVISLAALHQNVVDNDKHIQNAVLPEQPISAEKPLDIAIVGMECIFPGAKNLDEYWRNIILGKDSVTEVPDERWNKDLYYKPDSNESDVSHSKWGGFIPKIDFDPLAFGIPPQSLAAIEPTQLLTLLVAKRAMEDAGYGEKHINRDNISVIIGAEGGNDLANSYSFRGYYKQVFGELHEEVKEAFPHTTEDSFPGILANVIAGRITNRLDLGGRNFTVDAACASSLAAIDLACQELVLGKSDMVLAGGADLHNGINDYLMFSSTHALSRKGRCATFDGDADGIALGEGIAILVLKRYEDAIRDGDRIYSVIKGVGGSSDGKALGLTAPRKIGQVRALERAYSQAGISPASVGLVEAHGTGTVVGDKTELSALTNLFSRSGALPGQTHLGSVKTQIGHTKCAAGLAGLIKASLAVYHGVKPPTLHLQQPNAYYNAETSPFAFHAESGLWAEKNRYAGISAFGFGGTNFHTVIANHPKEDNSIAMQSWPSELFVFRGDTYEEAKGQSSQIKTLLEINDGIPLKDIAYSLSISSEKPIQFSIVADTAEDLMMKLELVLLGIETKDTFTVNKKEGKVAFTFPGQGSQRINMARDLFVVFPAMRKIIDEYPELEKVVFPSKTFNEADLKQQKEIIKDTRLAQPLLGIVDLALAKFLESLGIIPDMLAGHSYGEIPALCFAGVFGEDKLVDLSVKRAQSILDSVEGGDPGSMLAASASAERLQPIIAKVEECYPVNFNAPTQCVIAGSTEAINKLLEVLKQEGISAKKLEVACAFHSPLLAKSKGLYAEVLKDVPFQEMQIPVWSNTTAEVYPTNPSEIKERLTDHLVQPVRFVEQLQAMYNDGARIFIEVGPGKVLTGLTKSCLEKDQLTLYVEDNSRNKFSHLLCMLAQYLGTGRSFNIDQLFNGRSVTIIDLNQPELYKKSPAIWRVNGQTAHPTTGNLPANGALPLINPIPMNNFTNNPQAPATEAQSTAERMLQEYLNSMKLMIQAQRDVMLSFMGQNPQAFPAPVYHSPQPAAAHQPIPAIPVQPVQQERPVAVAAVKQAPSRDIKSLLLQVVSDKTGYPQEMLGMEMDLEADLSIDSIKRVEIIGTLRTELGSMGNGNTSEDTVMEQLAGIKTLSGLVSWLTEFSGTETTTAPEKKASTAEPAGSKPQAQPVFSLEDLQNAILNIVSEKTGYPKEMLGLDLDLEADLSIDSIKRMEIIGDLKTKIGFGQNLEQADDVMEKLAAIKTLRGLASWISEMNSDPNETSTETKESNTAGPTQNILSRLRFDITPTDASLVQNTEVLLGKRFAITQDDSKQTSAIKDALEKHGAIVELIDTEKDLSNIDGLIMLDLFSAADKPSIIDHVDLIKKLDFDKAKWVYLISDIPAHLQEITEVSVLRHHQGYPGLFKSLAREFDNTTCRLISLSTPQEVDQIAEITLKEILTNDKPAEVIYKNNQRHQVDIIPSPLSTSLNKAHIQLDQKSVVLVLGGAQGITAELVKHMSQAYPCTYILVGRSADPRNEISAKDFQRMKTKEEIRSFLIKSGQFNSPAEIEKETTKIFKNNQILRTIRDMESLGNTIIYQSLDLCDEEGLSNLISNIYEKYDRLDGVIHGAGLLEDKLFKQKTTSSFGRVFDTKVKPLRVLAEQLREDCQFVVLFSSIASVYGNKGQTDYAAANSVLDDYANALNKRLKGKVISINWGPWKGAGMVSSTLESEYERRGISMIPLDEGKEIFLNEIKYGTESQVLIMSGNNW, encoded by the coding sequence ATGAAAAACTTAACCATTATTGGACTAACGCCTTTTGAAAAGCCAGACGTTAACCTTATCGCTAGACTGCATCATGCGGGTGCATTTCCCGTTCTAAGCCTAGGAAATGAGTTAACGGCAGCCCAGGAAGCGTTACATGAACTTGATCAGATAGAGGTACCATCGTATGGTATTTATTTTTCTAATGACAATTTTACCCCACTTCAAATCCCGGAAAAAGTAAGATTCGCGATTCTTCCGTTCGGAATGCCAGCACCTTCCAATCTGCCTGCTGTATATCAGGTAAGCAGCGTGGAAGAAGCCAGAAAGGCAGAACAGTCAGGAGCAGAAGGAATCATTATTAAAGGAAATGAAGCAGGCGGGCGGGTAGGTTATGAATCCACGTTCGTATTATTCCAGCGTGTGATCAAAGAAATCCAGAGCATTCCGGTGTGGGTACAGGGAGGAATAGGTCTCCATACCGCAGCCGCATCTAAAGCATTGGGAGCAACAGGAATTGTACTGGATAGCCAGCTGGCACTGTTTCCTGAAAGCTCTGTTCCTAAAGAACTGAAAGAAGTATGCTCAAAACTGAATGGTACAGAAACTAAGGTGATTGCTAACCATCGTGTATTGGTGAGACCCAACTCACCTGCACTTCCTGAAAATGCAACTGCTGAAGATCTGAAGCAATACTTCAACGGCCTGGACCTCAGTGCATGTTATATCCCTATGGGGCAGGACATTTCACTGGCTGTAGACCTGTATGAAGACTTCAAGACCCTGAAAAGGCTGATTTTCGGATTTAAAGAAGCAATGTATGGACATCTGAAACAGGCAAAAGCGCTTAAAGCTATTGATAAAAACAACGCTTTAGCAAAAGATCTGGGGCTGGATTATCCTATCGCCCAAGGTCCCATGACCCGTGTAAGCGATGTTCCTTTATTTGCCAATGCCGTTGCCAATGCCGGAGCCTTACCTTTTGTTGCATTATCCTTATTAAAAGGAGAATCTGCAAAATCTTTGGTAATGGAAACCAAAAACCTGGCAGGTGAAAAAACCTGGGGTGTAGGAATTTTAGGATTTGCCCCGCAGGAATTAAGAGATGAGCAGACCTCCTATATATTGGAAGCAAAACCTCCTGTTGTTCTGATTGCCGGGGGCAGACCTTCGCAGGCCAAAGTATTTGAAAAAGCCGGAATAAAATCATTCTTACATGTTCCTTCCCCTGCCCTTCTGGATATTTTCCTGAAAGAAGGGGCTAAAAACTTCATTTTTGAAGGACGTGAATGCGGAGGCCACGTAGGCCCTCTTTCAAGTACAGTTCTTTGGGAAAAACAAATTGAACGTATCTTGAAAGAAGACCACCCTGAAAATATCAGCGTCTTTTTTGCCGGAGGAATCCATGACGCATTTTCAACCGCATTTGTTTCTATCATGACTGCACCCTTAGCAGCAAGAGGAGTAAAAATTGGTGTGTTGATGGGAACTGCCTATCTCTATACTCATGAAGCGGTGCAGACAGGGGCTATTCAGGAAGAATTCCAGTCTCAGGCTATGCAGGCTAAAGATACCGTTTTACTGGAAACAGCTCCGGGACATGAAACCCGTTGTTTAAATACAGCATTTGCCCACCACTTCAATACAGAAAAAGCAAAACTTCTGGCTGCAGGTATGGATAAGAAGCAGGTATGGGAACAGCTTGAAAAATTAAATGTCGGACGCCTGCGTATTGCCGCTAAAGGAATAGAACGTCAGGGTGACAAGCTTGTCAACATTCCTAAAGATGACCAATTAGACTTAGGAATGTATATGATCGGACAGATCGCTACGATGCAGAATCGGGTGATCTCTTTAGCCGCTCTGCATCAAAATGTTGTAGACAATGATAAGCACATCCAGAATGCAGTGTTGCCGGAACAGCCAATTTCTGCGGAAAAGCCGCTGGACATCGCTATCGTAGGAATGGAGTGTATCTTCCCAGGTGCTAAAAATCTTGATGAGTACTGGAGAAATATCATTCTGGGTAAAGACAGTGTTACTGAAGTACCGGATGAAAGATGGAATAAAGATCTTTATTACAAACCAGACTCCAATGAATCTGATGTATCACACTCCAAATGGGGAGGATTTATTCCTAAAATTGATTTCGATCCATTGGCATTCGGTATTCCTCCACAATCTCTTGCTGCTATTGAACCCACTCAGCTGCTGACCTTATTGGTAGCTAAGCGTGCGATGGAAGATGCCGGATATGGTGAAAAACACATCAACAGAGACAACATTTCTGTCATTATAGGTGCTGAAGGAGGTAATGATCTTGCCAACAGCTATAGTTTCAGAGGATATTATAAGCAGGTTTTCGGAGAACTTCACGAAGAAGTAAAAGAAGCTTTCCCACATACTACTGAAGATTCTTTCCCTGGTATCCTGGCGAATGTAATCGCAGGTAGAATTACCAACCGACTGGATCTTGGAGGTAGAAACTTTACAGTAGATGCAGCCTGTGCTTCTTCTTTGGCAGCCATCGATCTTGCCTGTCAGGAACTTGTATTAGGAAAATCGGATATGGTACTTGCAGGAGGTGCAGATTTACACAACGGAATCAATGATTACCTGATGTTCTCCAGCACGCATGCTCTATCCAGAAAAGGAAGATGTGCTACATTCGATGGTGATGCAGACGGTATCGCTCTGGGAGAAGGTATTGCCATCCTTGTTTTAAAAAGATATGAGGATGCTATCCGTGATGGTGACAGAATTTATTCAGTAATCAAAGGAGTTGGAGGATCCAGTGACGGTAAAGCATTAGGATTAACGGCTCCTAGAAAAATAGGTCAGGTAAGAGCCTTAGAGCGTGCTTATTCCCAGGCTGGGATCAGTCCTGCTTCCGTTGGTCTTGTAGAAGCTCACGGTACAGGAACAGTAGTAGGTGACAAAACCGAATTAAGTGCTCTGACCAATTTATTCAGCCGTTCAGGAGCATTACCTGGACAGACGCATTTAGGTTCTGTAAAAACACAGATCGGGCATACAAAATGTGCGGCAGGACTAGCTGGATTAATCAAAGCTTCCCTTGCGGTATATCACGGTGTAAAGCCGCCTACCCTTCATCTTCAGCAGCCTAATGCTTATTATAATGCTGAAACAAGTCCGTTTGCCTTCCATGCGGAAAGCGGATTGTGGGCAGAGAAAAACCGATATGCCGGAATCAGTGCTTTCGGGTTTGGAGGAACAAACTTTCATACAGTTATTGCCAACCACCCTAAGGAAGATAACTCCATTGCAATGCAGTCATGGCCTTCGGAATTGTTTGTTTTCCGTGGAGATACCTATGAAGAAGCTAAAGGACAGTCCAGCCAGATCAAGACCTTATTAGAAATTAACGATGGTATTCCATTAAAAGATATTGCTTACAGCTTAAGCATCAGCTCAGAAAAACCGATTCAGTTCAGCATCGTTGCAGACACCGCAGAAGACCTGATGATGAAGCTTGAACTGGTACTGCTAGGGATTGAGACAAAAGATACTTTTACCGTGAATAAAAAAGAAGGTAAAGTAGCATTCACATTCCCTGGACAAGGCAGCCAGAGAATCAATATGGCTCGTGACTTATTTGTGGTTTTCCCGGCCATGCGTAAGATTATTGATGAGTATCCTGAACTTGAAAAAGTAGTTTTCCCATCTAAAACCTTTAATGAAGCTGACTTAAAACAGCAGAAGGAAATCATTAAAGATACCCGCCTGGCACAGCCGCTTTTAGGAATCGTAGATCTTGCACTGGCAAAATTCTTAGAATCATTGGGCATCATTCCTGATATGCTGGCAGGTCACAGCTATGGTGAAATTCCGGCTTTATGCTTTGCAGGAGTATTTGGAGAAGATAAACTGGTTGACTTAAGTGTTAAGAGAGCTCAATCTATCTTGGATTCAGTAGAAGGCGGAGATCCGGGTTCAATGTTGGCAGCAAGTGCTTCCGCAGAACGTTTACAACCTATTATTGCTAAAGTTGAAGAATGCTATCCTGTGAATTTCAACGCTCCTACTCAATGTGTGATCGCTGGCAGTACAGAAGCCATCAATAAACTGCTGGAAGTCCTTAAACAGGAAGGTATTTCTGCTAAAAAACTGGAAGTTGCCTGTGCATTCCACAGTCCATTACTAGCGAAATCCAAAGGTTTATACGCTGAAGTCTTAAAAGATGTTCCTTTCCAGGAAATGCAGATTCCTGTTTGGTCTAATACCACTGCAGAAGTATATCCAACGAATCCATCAGAAATAAAAGAAAGACTTACTGATCATCTGGTACAGCCTGTAAGATTTGTAGAACAGCTTCAGGCCATGTACAATGACGGTGCAAGAATATTCATCGAAGTAGGACCAGGAAAAGTTCTTACCGGGCTTACCAAATCCTGCCTGGAAAAAGATCAGCTCACCTTATATGTAGAAGACAACAGCCGTAATAAATTCAGCCATCTGCTTTGTATGCTGGCTCAATATCTAGGAACAGGCAGAAGCTTCAATATTGATCAGCTTTTCAATGGCAGAAGTGTTACGATTATTGATCTAAACCAACCTGAGCTTTACAAGAAAAGCCCTGCTATCTGGCGTGTTAACGGGCAAACTGCCCACCCAACTACCGGTAATCTGCCAGCCAATGGTGCATTGCCACTTATAAACCCCATTCCCATGAACAACTTTACTAACAATCCACAGGCACCTGCAACCGAAGCTCAGTCTACTGCTGAACGTATGCTGCAGGAATATTTAAACAGTATGAAATTAATGATACAGGCACAGCGCGATGTGATGCTTTCCTTTATGGGACAGAATCCTCAGGCGTTCCCTGCTCCTGTGTACCATTCACCGCAACCAGCTGCTGCCCATCAGCCCATTCCTGCCATTCCGGTACAGCCTGTTCAGCAGGAAAGACCGGTAGCTGTTGCTGCTGTAAAGCAAGCACCTTCAAGAGATATCAAATCCTTATTATTACAGGTGGTAAGTGACAAAACAGGATATCCTCAGGAAATGCTGGGTATGGAAATGGATCTGGAAGCGGATTTAAGTATAGATTCTATTAAAAGAGTAGAAATCATCGGAACACTTCGTACCGAGCTGGGAAGCATGGGTAACGGAAACACCAGTGAAGATACCGTTATGGAGCAATTGGCAGGAATAAAAACCTTAAGTGGTCTCGTTTCATGGCTTACTGAATTCTCAGGAACTGAAACGACTACTGCCCCTGAAAAAAAAGCATCAACAGCTGAACCAGCGGGTTCAAAACCGCAAGCTCAGCCGGTATTTTCTCTTGAAGATCTTCAAAACGCGATTCTGAATATCGTCAGTGAAAAAACCGGATATCCCAAAGAAATGTTAGGTCTTGATCTGGATCTGGAAGCAGATTTAAGTATAGACTCCATCAAACGTATGGAAATCATCGGTGATCTTAAAACTAAGATCGGATTTGGCCAGAACCTGGAGCAGGCAGATGATGTGATGGAAAAACTGGCTGCCATTAAAACACTTCGTGGTCTGGCAAGCTGGATCAGCGAAATGAATAGTGACCCCAATGAAACCAGCACGGAAACCAAAGAAAGCAATACAGCAGGGCCCACTCAAAACATACTTTCACGTCTTCGTTTTGATATCACACCTACTGATGCTTCTTTAGTACAAAATACAGAAGTATTGCTGGGTAAACGTTTTGCCATTACACAAGATGACAGCAAACAAACCTCAGCCATCAAAGACGCATTAGAAAAGCATGGAGCTATTGTAGAGTTAATAGATACTGAAAAAGATCTTTCCAATATTGACGGATTAATTATGTTAGACCTATTCTCTGCTGCTGACAAACCAAGCATCATCGATCACGTAGATCTGATCAAAAAACTGGATTTTGATAAAGCAAAATGGGTATACCTGATCTCAGATATTCCGGCTCACCTTCAGGAAATCACAGAGGTAAGCGTACTGCGTCATCATCAGGGATATCCGGGACTTTTCAAAAGTTTAGCCCGAGAATTTGACAATACAACCTGTAGATTAATCAGCCTGAGCACCCCTCAGGAAGTAGATCAGATTGCTGAAATTACTTTAAAAGAGATCCTTACCAATGATAAACCTGCTGAAGTTATTTATAAAAATAATCAGAGACACCAGGTAGACATTATCCCGTCTCCATTGTCAACAAGTCTGAATAAAGCCCATATCCAGTTAGATCAGAAATCCGTGGTACTGGTACTTGGAGGAGCACAGGGAATCACAGCTGAGCTGGTAAAACATATGTCTCAGGCTTATCCTTGTACGTATATTCTGGTAGGAAGATCAGCTGACCCAAGAAATGAGATTTCTGCCAAAGACTTTCAGCGCATGAAAACCAAAGAAGAAATCAGAAGTTTCTTAATTAAATCCGGACAATTCAATTCTCCGGCAGAAATAGAAAAGGAAACGACAAAAATTTTCAAAAACAATCAGATCCTACGTACCATCCGGGATATGGAAAGCCTTGGAAACACCATCATTTACCAATCACTGGATCTTTGTGACGAGGAAGGCTTAAGCAATCTGATCAGCAATATCTATGAAAAATACGACCGCCTGGATGGGGTCATCCACGGAGCAGGTCTTTTAGAAGATAAATTATTCAAACAAAAGACAACAAGCTCTTTCGGACGCGTATTCGATACCAAAGTGAAACCACTTCGTGTATTGGCGGAACAGCTTCGTGAAGACTGCCAGTTTGTAGTATTATTTTCAAGTATTGCGTCAGTATATGGTAACAAAGGACAGACGGATTATGCTGCGGCCAACAGTGTACTGGATGACTACGCTAATGCCTTAAACAAAAGATTAAAAGGAAAAGTAATCTCCATCAACTGGGGACCATGGAAAGGTGCCGGAATGGTTTCTTCCACCCTTGAATCAGAATATGAACGCAGAGGAATTTCTATGATTCCATTGGATGAAGGGAAAGAAATCTTCCTCAACGAGATCAAATACGGAACGGAAAGCCAGGTGCTGATCATGTCTGGAAATAATTGGTAA